A window of Klebsiella sp. RHBSTW-00484 contains these coding sequences:
- a CDS encoding IS5-like element ISKpn26 family transposase, whose protein sequence is MSHQLTFADSEFSTKRRQTRKEIFLSRMEQILPWQNMTAVIEPFYPKAGNGRRPYPLETMLRIHCMQHWYNLSDGAMEDALYEIASMRLFARLSLDSALPDRTTIMNFRHLLEQHQLARQLFKTINRWLAEAGVMMTQGTLVDATIIEAPSSTKNKEQQRDPEMHQTKKGNQWHFGMKAHIGVDAKSGLTHSLVTTAANEHDLNQLGNLLHGEEQFVSADAGYQGAPQREELAEVDVDWLIAERPGRVKTLKQHPRKNKTAINIEYMKASIRARVEHPFRIIKRQFGFVKARYKGLLKNDNQLAMLFTLANLFRVDQMIRQWERSQ, encoded by the coding sequence ATGAGCCATCAACTCACCTTCGCCGATAGTGAATTCAGCACTAAGCGCCGTCAGACCCGAAAAGAGATTTTCCTCTCCCGCATGGAGCAGATTCTGCCATGGCAGAATATGACCGCTGTCATCGAGCCGTTTTATCCCAAGGCGGGCAATGGCCGACGGCCCTATCCGCTGGAGACCATGCTGCGTATTCACTGCATGCAGCATTGGTACAACCTGAGCGACGGTGCCATGGAAGATGCCCTGTACGAAATCGCCTCCATGCGCCTGTTTGCCCGGTTATCCCTGGATAGCGCCCTGCCGGATCGCACCACCATCATGAATTTCCGCCACCTGCTCGAGCAGCATCAACTGGCCCGTCAATTGTTCAAGACCATCAATCGCTGGCTGGCCGAAGCAGGCGTCATGATGACCCAAGGCACTTTGGTGGATGCCACCATCATTGAGGCACCCAGCTCGACCAAGAACAAAGAGCAGCAACGCGATCCGGAGATGCATCAGACCAAGAAAGGCAATCAGTGGCACTTTGGCATGAAGGCCCACATTGGTGTCGATGCCAAGAGTGGCCTGACCCACAGCCTAGTCACCACCGCGGCCAACGAGCATGACCTCAATCAGCTGGGTAATCTGCTGCATGGAGAGGAGCAATTTGTCTCAGCCGATGCCGGCTACCAAGGAGCGCCACAGCGCGAGGAGCTGGCCGAGGTGGATGTGGACTGGCTGATCGCCGAGCGTCCCGGCAGGGTAAAAACCTTGAAGCAGCATCCGCGCAAGAACAAAACGGCCATCAACATCGAATACATGAAAGCCAGCATCCGTGCCAGGGTGGAGCACCCGTTTCGCATCATCAAGCGGCAGTTCGGCTTCGTGAAAGCCAGATACAAGGGGCTGCTGAAAAACGATAACCAACTGGCGATGTTATTCACCCTGGCCAACCTGTTTCGGGTGGACCAAATGATACGTCAGTGGGAGAGATCTCAGTAA